The sequence CTGCTTTTCTCTCAGTATATACGCGTCCCCTCTCAGTTCACGGATATTGCCGACCTCTTTCTGGGCTGCACCAGCCGTTTCCGCATGATATGCAGGCAGAATGAATACGGCAAAGAAGAAAATGCACAGACTTGTTCTTTTTGGTATGAAACGACGCATATTCAATTTCGGTAACAACCTTTCGCCGGCATAAAATAGTACCCGGGAGGACAGACCCTTCCTCTCAATCCTGACCGGAAACCTGGAGACCGGAATCCTGAACGATAATACGCAGATTCCCTCGGATAACAATATTGATATTCATCGGTAACAGAATTATAACAGAGGGGATAGTGCGTTATATCAGGTCCGAATTCAGCTTCAGGCATATTCCTGCCGGGAGTGGACTGATAATTATCAGGTTGCGGAATCCCGTAAAAACCGCTGTCCCGGGATTCCTGCCTGGACCATGGCCCCAGTTGCTGAAAGTCTTCGCCAAGTTTGTCAGCTTTTTCAATATGCTCAGAAGCCCTTTTCTGCAATGTCCCTGTTTCGCCATGGCTAACACCGGGAAGGCAGAAAAAAAAGACCGCTATGGCAACGGCAGGAAGGAACACCTTCTCATTACCCTCCAGCAATGTCATCTCAACCCCACCGTGCAGGTCAGGCTCTTAGGGGCCGAGAATTTAACAACCGGAACCCTGCTCCAGGAATCAGGAGTGTAATCCCATTTGCACTCTGCAAGCTTCTGCCCGTTTCTGCCGGCTATGAATTTAACAGATCCTCCGCCCTTGGGAACCTTGATGCCGACCTTTTTCTTTTCCCCGGGAGCCAGTTTATTCTGGGGGCCAAAATTATCCTGGCCTTCTGCAAATATATGAACATTTTCTCCCGCTCTGTTTTCCAGTTCAGCCATGACATCACCACCCCCTCCTGCTGTCGTGCCAAGCCCGGCGCGGTAGCCTTCATCAAAGCCGCTGTATAAACATGAACCCCATCCCATCTGCGTATCCGTGTTCATATACCCTTGGGATGCTGTTTTGCATTCGGAGGACATCGTCCCATTATTTTGTTTTGCCTTCTGCCCGCAGGTGACCCCATCCTGATAAGCAGCCTGTTTTCTTGAAGGATCACAGTTCGCTTTTGGAGCACTGCTGTTATTACTGTTGTCCCATCTACTGCTGCTATCCCCCCTGTCTCCCCTGCTCTTTGTCCAGTCAGTCCAATTCGTCCTTGGGTTGCTGCTGCTAACCGGCGGGTAAAAGGGCTGTGTGTTGCTGTTAGGATCTCCACCGGGATCAGGCTCTTTCTTATTATTTCTATAGGTATCCGGCTGCACAACAGGCGATTGCCTGCTGTCTGTTTTTGTGTCAGATTGCTTCGGCCCTTTTGGTCCGTCACGAAAATCATTACCTAACTGGTCAACCTGGGCAATATTAATATTTTTGGTGTTCGTACTGCCGATATTGGGGTCCTTAGTCGGATCATAGACCGGAGTCGTGGGTGACTTGGATACATCAGAACCAGAGGTTCGTACAGGAGATTTTGATGCCTTCTCACCAATAACCGTCAAGGTAATGCTTCCGGCGGCGCTTCTTCCGGCAGCATCTGTAACCTCCGCAGTAATCGCATAGGTGCCAGGCGAGGCTGCGCCTACAAAAGGCACTTTGCCACCGTGGTCTCCGAGCCCCTGCGCATGGCCACCCCACCTTACGGTGTAGGGAGGCTTATGATTCTGCACTGAAATATGGACAAAGGTCTGCTCATTTACCTTAAGCCGGGTCTTGTCCGCCCTGAGCGCCACCGTTAATTTCTGCTCGACCTTGGGCGTTTTATCAGAGGTGACGTCCCTGCCCGGTTTGACAGCAACATAAACCTTCCTTGAGTCGCTTTCCCCGCATGAATCCACGACGGTTACAAAAAAGGTATTTGTTCCTGCTTTCTCTGTCTGATAGTTTATGCTAAATCCCCTTGCCTCTGACTGCTGGGTATAGATATAGTCGCCAATCATATCAGCCGAAAAAGGCGGCACGCCACCTTTTATGGAGAGGTTTAATAGTACCCTTTCACCGACTGAAAGCTCTCTTTTGTCTGCATTAAATTCAATCTCAAGAGGTCGCTCATCCTTCTTTGCCGCATCGAGGATGCCTTTGATCTTTTCCTGCTGACAATCGCACAACCCAGGCGAAGACAGCAGCTTTTCAGCAGTTTTGACCGCGCGGGTATCACAGATAACCGGTGCTGAATTCTTTTTCAGTTCCTCCTGATTGATGTAAGGAGACTTCTGCAGGAACTTTCCGGTTTCATAATCCGTCAGGGCTTTCATCTCCTTGGTGTTCATTACCGGATTATTAGCGCACTCATTTTTTGCTCTTGACAGACTGTCCTTGAACTCTTTGTACATCCTGTCCTTTTCAGGAAGTGGGCGGGGCGCTCCGGTAGCGGTACTGATAGACCACTTCTCAGAAGAAGCAGATTCGTAAATAGTCAGAGAGTTGGCCGCAGGGGTAATCTTCTCGCTATTAAGCCTGTCGCACTCACAGACCCTCTTGTCTTTGATTAGGGACTGGCATACCGGTATCTGACTCTTCAGGGTCTGCCAGTCTTCCTTCCATTTCTCAAAAGCACGTATCAGCCGCTGTATCTCTTCTCCAAGGGGATTGGATTTGCCTACCGAGTAGAATTCCGCGGCCTTGCTCAGGAGATAAAGACCCTCATCAAATTCAAATTCCGTTACGATATTGAGGCTTGCCTTGGACATGATAATGGCAAATTCCGCCAGGATATTAGTGGTCTCGCCAGAGGCCTTTCTGTCCGGCATTACAGACTCAGCAGCCCGGACAAGCCCCAGTGCCCGGTCCGGGTCTCCACGTCTGTTCTTCTGCCTGACCTTCTCGGCATAGGATGATGGCGCACTGGCAGGAGCGGCTGCCGCAAAAAGAATCTGGCCCAGCGAAGCATCGTCAGGGAAATTTCCGGCCAGTTGGACAAAGTCCTCCTTTATTGCAGGGTGCGGCGTTGTTTGTGAAAACCTGGCCTTATAGGTAAGGTATTCCTCAATAATACCCCGGGCCTCGCCAAGGAAATCATTGTATGCTTTAAACCGCGTCTGATATATCTCGGCCTTGACCTCCTGTGGCTTCGCACCGGCTGCGGCAACACACTGTTCAAAGCACTCTCCATCATTTCGCATATGCTCTCTCCAGCAGCCGAGGCCAAAGCCCACGCAAGGCCCGTATCTTGCGTCATCGCAGCTGGGAGAAGCGTTTTTCCAGGCCTTGGGGTCATATGTGGCGCCCACACCAACCGTAGGATTTATGGTACAGCGGCAGAGACAACCGTTAAGTTCATCCTTTGACTTATTCACCGCAGATCGGTCTTTGTCACTGGGGTCTTTGGCCCCCTTCGGTCTGTTTTTTTCTTCTTCACATTGTGATACGATCTCATCCGCTTTCTTTTTTATGTTTTGGGCAAGCTCAGATATATCTTTCCTTGTCAGCTGTTTTCCTTTTTCATCGGTCCATACAAAACTGCCCGCATCAAAAACAAAATCTTCCTTGAATCTTTTCTCATAGTATTTCAGCTTATTCTCACATTGTTGAATTTCCGTTTCAAGTTCAACATATTTCGTGGAGTGAGGATCGTGCCAATGCAATTCCTTTTTCGCTTTGTCCCTCTTCAGGTAAAGAGATTCCGCTTCTTTCTGAAGCTGGCTTCGTCTCTCTGGTGACATCTCGTTCAACGACGATTCATTCGTTCCTAACGATCCGATTACACCCAGAATTTTTTTTGCAATAATCGCCTGGTCACAAATTGGCTCCTGAGATTTGGAGAGGAGCTCCTTCTGGAGATGTTGCATCCAGTCAGCCAACATGGAATGAATCCCCGTATACGCTGTCTTCTCACCACTGGTCGTCGTTCCCATGGAACTAAACCACTCCTGTGAGTGAGCATGTTCATGTAATATGCTTGTGGCCAGATCTAACAGTGCGCCATAGTCAAGCTCTTCCCCTTTATACACATTGGCTCTTCCAACGTTTATTTCGATAGCGTTATTGTCAGGTTCGTATCCGTTGCCTCCATCACCAAATATGATTTTTGGCGTATTATCGGGGTTCCCCGTGCCCTTGGCCTGCCATTCTTTTCCATTTTTATACCACTCCCTGATCCATCCTTCTTCGTCTCCCTTGCCGAGATCTTTTAAAATCTTAATAACCTCTTCAATAGCCTTGTCTTTTCCTTCCCCTTCTTTCTTATGCTTTTCTGCTATTCTCTTCTTATAATCGTCATGCGCCGCAGATTGAGAATCAGCAGACCAGACTGGCTCTATCCATGCACACACGGCAAAGACAATAACGCTTAACGCTATAAAGACAACAAAGAATTTATTTGTCATGTCCATCTGCTTTAAGAATCTTCGGCCAAGTCCTCACCTGCAGATCATTTCTCCAATATTGCTTTAACATCAATCCGGTGGGGAGTTACGTTTGTCGGCTCCAGCCTGAAACCGGTAAATTTTCTTGCGGCCAATTCATCGGCGATATTGGTGGATTTTCCGCCATAATCAAGCGCCAATTCGGCAATACCTCCGGTAAAACTTCTCTGATGAACAGCTTTAACGCCCTGGGTCTCTTTTTCCAGGATCTTTTTGACTGCAGCAAGATGCCGGTAGGAGACCAGACCATTTATCATAACCGTAATCTCCTGGGAGCGGCCATAGACCTCACCGCTCCATTGTTTGACGATCATGTCGATCAGTTCGTCCGTAAGTTTCTCGCTTGCTTCCTTGATCGCAAGGGCACCTCCCTGCATTTCATCTATATGCACCTGCGCGCCCTGGGCACTTTTTGACGCTATTACCTTGCCGGTATCAGTCCTGACAACCCGTGCCTGCAGGGTTGCCTGAATCGACTGCATGTTGGTCCCATACAGCTTGCCGCCCGCATTTTTCGAAAAAGCCTTACCAGTGATAACAACCTGCGCACCGTATTTCAGACCCTCAGCCGCAGCTGCCTTGTTGTCTCCTTCAAGTATCCGCAGTGCCTTGTCCCGCGAGATATTCGCTCTGACGGTATCAGCGTCGACCACATTAAACCCTGAATTCAGCAGCTTTTCGATGATCGTCGATTCGGCCTGCCCAACGCTCTCTGCTGCAGTCGTTCCATACAACCCGCCGACCTTCTCATCGATGATCACCATCACTTTTGGTTTTTCAACCATAACGTGCAGCAGTCCCAGTGCATTGAGGTCACTGGTCAGATCAGATCTGCCTATCTCGGCCTGCACCCTTACCCGGTAGAGATTACCTTCCGGCCCTTCAGAGAGGATTTTATATTTTTCGACATAGCCTGATGTGCGCGCCAGGATCTTATCATGAATCACCTTATAACTTTCGGTCATGGTATCGGAAGAGACCATCGTGCCGACCGCCTGTTCAACCGCCTTTCTCAGAGCGTCATCAACGGCCTTGTCCCTGGCGATAACCGTGTTGCCACCGGTTATCGCAGCAAAACCGTCTGCAACAATCATCTCTCCCGCCATAGTGGGAGAGATGATCAAGAACAAAGAAACGGTCATGATGCAAAAAAGAATGCCGGACGTTTTGCAGAAGCGTCTGTTCATGGGAACATTCTCCTGAACTGATAGTCTAAAATGATCTCCATCTCGATTTCGACGCTGCCGTCACTAAGATACCTCGTATCAATGACCTTCGCTCCCTTTATATACGCATCGACTCTCGCCTTTATCGTATCATTCTGGGTAATAAAGTCCTTGACCGTTGTACGTGACTTGATGGTCACGCCATAGGCCTGCTCAAGCAGGTTTCTCATCGCGTCAATCTTTGCTGCTCGCTCTGCCATAAGCCTTGCCTGCGCCTGATTGACCGCATTTTGAGGAGGAGCGCCGCCGCCCTTTGCCGTTATCCTGTAAGGGACCCATTCCTCCCGCACAGGCGGTGCATCATACGCAGGTCCAACCTCTCCGAGGGGTCTGCTTTCCCTCACTTCAGCGGTCTGACATCCAGCCACTGCAAATACAATCACAATAAGGATCACGGCAAATACTCTCATTTTCATAATACGACTCCTCTTTGGTTTATTTTATCTGCCCGAAATGATACCCATGAGTGGATCCAGTTCTAACTCGACTTCGACCTCATAACTGCCATCGCCAAGAGACCGCTCGGCAACTACCCTCGCACCGCGCACAAATGCACTGACCCGAGCCTTCATGTCATCGCTTTGGGTCACAAAATCCCTGACCGTCGTCTTTGATTTGACTGTAACGCCATAGACCTGCTCCAGGAGATTCCGCAATGCATCGATCTTTGCCGCACGTTTACCCATAAGAGTTTTTTCCGGCGGAGACATTGAGGGATCGTTCGGC is a genomic window of Nitrospirota bacterium containing:
- a CDS encoding flagellar assembly protein T N-terminal domain-containing protein; amino-acid sequence: MNRRFCKTSGILFCIMTVSLFLIISPTMAGEMIVADGFAAITGGNTVIARDKAVDDALRKAVEQAVGTMVSSDTMTESYKVIHDKILARTSGYVEKYKILSEGPEGNLYRVRVQAEIGRSDLTSDLNALGLLHVMVEKPKVMVIIDEKVGGLYGTTAAESVGQAESTIIEKLLNSGFNVVDADTVRANISRDKALRILEGDNKAAAAEGLKYGAQVVITGKAFSKNAGGKLYGTNMQSIQATLQARVVRTDTGKVIASKSAQGAQVHIDEMQGGALAIKEASEKLTDELIDMIVKQWSGEVYGRSQEITVMINGLVSYRHLAAVKKILEKETQGVKAVHQRSFTGGIAELALDYGGKSTNIADELAARKFTGFRLEPTNVTPHRIDVKAILEK
- a CDS encoding LPP20 family lipoprotein; the encoded protein is MKMRVFAVILIVIVFAVAGCQTAEVRESRPLGEVGPAYDAPPVREEWVPYRITAKGGGAPPQNAVNQAQARLMAERAAKIDAMRNLLEQAYGVTIKSRTTVKDFITQNDTIKARVDAYIKGAKVIDTRYLSDGSVEIEMEIILDYQFRRMFP
- a CDS encoding PKD domain-containing protein, whose amino-acid sequence is MTNKFFVVFIALSVIVFAVCAWIEPVWSADSQSAAHDDYKKRIAEKHKKEGEGKDKAIEEVIKILKDLGKGDEEGWIREWYKNGKEWQAKGTGNPDNTPKIIFGDGGNGYEPDNNAIEINVGRANVYKGEELDYGALLDLATSILHEHAHSQEWFSSMGTTTSGEKTAYTGIHSMLADWMQHLQKELLSKSQEPICDQAIIAKKILGVIGSLGTNESSLNEMSPERRSQLQKEAESLYLKRDKAKKELHWHDPHSTKYVELETEIQQCENKLKYYEKRFKEDFVFDAGSFVWTDEKGKQLTRKDISELAQNIKKKADEIVSQCEEEKNRPKGAKDPSDKDRSAVNKSKDELNGCLCRCTINPTVGVGATYDPKAWKNASPSCDDARYGPCVGFGLGCWREHMRNDGECFEQCVAAAGAKPQEVKAEIYQTRFKAYNDFLGEARGIIEEYLTYKARFSQTTPHPAIKEDFVQLAGNFPDDASLGQILFAAAAPASAPSSYAEKVRQKNRRGDPDRALGLVRAAESVMPDRKASGETTNILAEFAIIMSKASLNIVTEFEFDEGLYLLSKAAEFYSVGKSNPLGEEIQRLIRAFEKWKEDWQTLKSQIPVCQSLIKDKRVCECDRLNSEKITPAANSLTIYESASSEKWSISTATGAPRPLPEKDRMYKEFKDSLSRAKNECANNPVMNTKEMKALTDYETGKFLQKSPYINQEELKKNSAPVICDTRAVKTAEKLLSSPGLCDCQQEKIKGILDAAKKDERPLEIEFNADKRELSVGERVLLNLSIKGGVPPFSADMIGDYIYTQQSEARGFSINYQTEKAGTNTFFVTVVDSCGESDSRKVYVAVKPGRDVTSDKTPKVEQKLTVALRADKTRLKVNEQTFVHISVQNHKPPYTVRWGGHAQGLGDHGGKVPFVGAASPGTYAITAEVTDAAGRSAAGSITLTVIGEKASKSPVRTSGSDVSKSPTTPVYDPTKDPNIGSTNTKNINIAQVDQLGNDFRDGPKGPKQSDTKTDSRQSPVVQPDTYRNNKKEPDPGGDPNSNTQPFYPPVSSSNPRTNWTDWTKSRGDRGDSSSRWDNSNNSSAPKANCDPSRKQAAYQDGVTCGQKAKQNNGTMSSECKTASQGYMNTDTQMGWGSCLYSGFDEGYRAGLGTTAGGGGDVMAELENRAGENVHIFAEGQDNFGPQNKLAPGEKKKVGIKVPKGGGSVKFIAGRNGQKLAECKWDYTPDSWSRVPVVKFSAPKSLTCTVGLR